A region from the Acyrthosiphon pisum isolate AL4f chromosome A1, pea_aphid_22Mar2018_4r6ur, whole genome shotgun sequence genome encodes:
- the LOC100161371 gene encoding general transcription factor IIE subunit 1, which yields MSAGEVVMEVPTSLKRLARLVVRGFYTIEDALIIDILVRNPCMKEDDMCELLKFERKMLRQRISILRSEKFLQTRLRMETGADSKAQKVNYYFINYKSFVNMVKYKLDCMRKKMETQERNATSRASFKCVQCFKTFTDLEADMLFDFQTNEFHCTFCGELVEEDTSVLPQQDSRVMLANFNEVVEPFYSILRELDGIRLAPELLEPEPTRILGLESATSQSSGGKQINGMERWGPDKMRNLDSNSSKMEVTIGEDLQDNRPVIKERPIWLTESTVVENTSTRDSIEMETKDHNEGAPLEFTPDVDIMTVLLQHEKRADQTDGPGKKSGQDVDSSDEDFSKTIKNEPSIGSGVEELTSEEEEDDEDVPLVSVAGRRVPITEVVNMTDAISQMTPSEKEHYIQVYQDYFSALGD from the exons atgtCTGCTGGAGAAGTGGTTATGGAAGTGCCAACCAGCTTAAAACGTCTTGCACGATTGGTTGTAAGAGGTTTTTATACTATAGAAGATGCACTCATAATTGACATACTGGTTAGGAATCCTTGTATGAAAGAGGATGACAtgtgtgaattattaaaatttgaaagaaaaatgcTTAGACAACGCATATCTATACTAAGAAgtgaaaaatttttacaaactaGGTTAAGAATGGAAACTGGTGCTGATAGTAAGGCACAGAAGgtcaactattattttataaattataag tcTTTTGTGAACATGGTCAAGTATAAACTTGACTGTATGCGAAAGAAAATGGAGACACAGGAACGTAATGCAACAAGTCGAGCCAGTTTTAAATGTGTTCaatgttttaaaacttttaccGATTTAGaa GCTGATATGTTATTTGATTTCCAAACCAACGAATTCCATTGTACTTTTTGTGGGGAGTTGGTTGAAGAAGACACTTCGGTTCTACCACAACAAGATTCTCGTGTAATGTTGGCTAATTTCAATGAAGTTGTAGAACCTTTTTATTCAATACTTCGTGAATTAGATGGTATCCGCCTTGCACCAGAACTTCTCGAACCTGAACCTACCCGTATTCTAGG aCTGGAATCAGCAACATCACAGTCTTCTGGCGGTAAACAAATTAATGGTATGGAACGATGGGGACCTGATAAAATGCGAAATCTGGACTCAAATAGTTCTAAAATGGAAGTTACTATTGGGGAAGATCTTCAAGACAATCGTCCAGTTATCAAAGAACGACCTATATGGTTAACAGAAAGTACAGTTGTAGAAAATACTTCTACTCGA gaTTCAATTGAAATGGAGACTAAAGATCATAATGAAGGAGCTCCACTTGAATTCACTCCTGATGTAGATATAATGACTGTCTTATTGCAACATGAAAAACGTGCAGATCAAACTGATGGGCCTGGTAAAAAAAGTGGGCAGGACGTGGATTCAAGTGATGAAGatttttcaaaaaccattaaGAATGAACCTTCTATTGGTTCAG gtgTTGAAGAGCTAACATCAGAAGAGGAAGAAGATGACGAAGACGTGCCTTTAGTAAGTGTGGCTGGTCGTCGTGTACCAATAACAGAAGTAGTGAATATGACAGATGCCATTAGTCAAATGACACCATCCGAAAAAGAACACTACATACAAGTTTATCAAGACTATTTCTCTGCGTTGGGTGATTAA
- the LOC100574337 gene encoding peroxidase-like isoform X1 has protein sequence MSSIETRQTIIMANLKTICMAIIYIIISTISSVVLFKLAPNYTLTYNDYAELCAPTISCDANAKYRSINGSCNNLRTPWFGASITPHLRILDAYYDDGEYQFRKQANGNPLPNARYIQQKVFLYKQFPYPNDHNVLFMEWGQFVAHDTTHLPPDVSVGGTCCNLQKAKPVPPQCQAVIEVPKNDPIYLKRGQTCLNFNRARTSISYGCRLKPTTFMVEATHFIDGSQIYGSDEKVATDLRSFKDGRLKSDFYVGQQEFCPQRNRTSKQCDTSPNSSVCFAAGDSRVNQNLGIALFQNVFLRFHNIVAYDLKRFNPFWRDEKIYQETRRIVIAVIQHITYTHYLPILLGEHFMHLYGFFEQTVYDENVNPGTTQEHSTGAFRILHKEIPSILNFIDKYHFNIHPVFLTDWMNKPDLLPLSNNFDILLRGFQEMPTRQEQSSYNVWISNCLFQQTIPKFSGSDLLSTDIQRGRDTGMPPYNKMRSVCGIPEAKDFDDLIDLIPYKDIQNLKNLYSCVDDIDFLVGALLEMPAKGSKVGPTTQCIIADNFYRQKIGDRFFYDILGQPGSFTPEQLYTLKNVNFGNVICATSKLRYLPKNIFMPFDRRTNTRQIDCHTFTLNLKAWEDTSY, from the exons ATGTCCTCGATTGAAACACGACAAACGATAATCATGGCTAATTTGAAGACAATTTGTATGgcaataatctatattattatatccactaTTTCGTCTGTTGTATTg TTTAAATTGGCGCCGAATTATACTCTGACGTACAACGATTATGCCGAGTTATGTGCTCCGACCATTTCGTGTGACGCAAATGCCAAATACCGGAGTATCAATGGATCGTGCAACAATTTGAGAACTCCATGGTTTGGTGCTTCTATAACCCCACATTTACGAATACTCGATGCTTACTACGATGATG GGGAGTACCAGTTCCGTAAGCAAGCAAACGGCAATCCATTGCCTAACGCCAGATACATTCAACAGAAAGTGTTTCTTTACAAACAGTTTCCATACCCGAACGACCATAACGTTCTTTTCATGGAATGGGGTCAATTTGTTGCACACGATACAACTCATTTACCACCCGACGTTTCAG TCGGTGGCACATGTTGCAATTTACAAAAAGCCAAACCGGTGCCTCCCCAATGTCAAGCGGTCATTGAAGTGCCAAAAAACGatccaatttatttaaaacgtgGACAGACGTGCCTCAATTTCAACCGTGCACGGACGTCTATTTCCTACGGCTGTCGATTAAAACCTACGACATTT aTGGTCGAGGCTACGCATTTCATTGACGGATCCCAAATATACGGTTCCGATGAGAAAGTCGCTACAGACTTGCGGTCGTTCAAGGACGGTCGATTAAAATCGGACTTTTACGTAGGTCAGCAAGAATTTTGTCCGCAAAGGAATCGGACGTCAAAGCAATGTGACACATCGCCAAATTCGTCTGTTTGTTTTGCCGCTG GTGATAGTCGGGTAAATCAAAACCTAGGAATCGCTCTTTTCCAAAACGTGTTTTTGAGATTCCACAATATTGTTGCATATGACTTGAAACGTTTCAATCCGTTTTGGCGTGACgaaaaaatttatcaagaaACGCGTAGGATTGTAATCGCCGTCATTCAGCACATTACGTACACCCATTATCTGCCGATTTTGTTGG GAGAACATTTCATGCATTTATATGGATTTTTCGAACAAACGGTATACGACGAAAATGTAAATCCGGGCACGACCCAAGAGCATTCGACAGGCGCGTTCCGGATACTCCATAAGGAAATCCCTTCTATCTtaaa TTTTATAGATAAATACCACTTCAATATCCATCCCGTTTTTCTCACCGACTGGATGAACAAACCCGATCTTTTGCCATTATCgaataactttgatattttgcTACGTGGATTTCAAGAAATGCCTACTCGTCAAGAACAGTCGTCTTACAACGTttgg ATTTCAAATTGCTTATTCCAACAAACTATACCAAAATTCAGCGGAAGTGATTTGCTCTCGACGGATATACAAAGAGGTCGAGATACCGGGATGCCCCCTTATAACAAGATGAGATCGGTTTGTGGAATTCCGGAAGCTAAAGATTTTGACGATTTAATCGATTTAATCCCTTACAAG GACATCCAGAATTTGAAAAACCTCTATTCTTGTGTGGACGACATCGATTTTCTCGTGGGTGCGCTATTAGAGATGCCCGCCAAAGGTTCAAAGGTTGGCCCCACGACTCAATGCATAATAGCTGACAATTTCTACCGACAAAAGATTGGTGACCGTTTCTTTTACGACATACTAGGACAACCTGGAAGCTTTACGCCGG aacaattatatacattgaaaaaCGTGAATTTCGGCAATGTAATATGTGCGACGTCTAAACTACGGTATTTAccgaaaaacatatttatgccATTCGACAGAAG AACTAATACAAGACAAATCGATTGTCACACTTTTACACTAAATCTGAAGGCGTGGGAGGATACGTCTTATTAA
- the LOC103309114 gene encoding uncharacterized protein K02A2.6-like — protein MKSVARSFIWWPGIDIEIEGITKRCELCLIHSENPPKVVLHSWPWPDGPSLSVHLDFLGPVNKRMFLVIIDAFSKWVYVKFMSNMTTFSTIKILREYFAYWGIPAKLVTDNGPFLCSKEMKDCLQKNRVFHIKTSPYNLASNGAAENLVRVTPAELHIGRTLPTQFDRLIPFAKNKYNKCLENAKHVFRGNREKSYKIGDTVMCRNYGSGNMWVPGTIIKVLSPVTYLVQINNSLVWKRHIYQIIDRVKNNNVNHKHLSDIETRIRENKPVIESIIEEGEKVSTEVENTKSDVIEVKPEVTQVRKSDRIIKKPQKLNL, from the exons ATGAAAAGTGTCGCTCGTTCTTTTATTTGGTGGCCTGGAATTGATATAGAAATTGAAGGTATTACAAAAAGATGTGAACTTTGTTTGATTCATAGTGAGAATCCTCCAAAGGTAGTTCTACATAGTTGGCCTTGGCCTGATGGCCCATCTCTTAGTGttcatttagattttttaggtCCTGTTAATAAAAGAATGTTTCTTGTGATAATAGATGCTTTTTCAAAATGGGTGTATGTGAAATTTATGTCTAACATGACTACTTTTtcaactattaaaattttaagagaATATTTTGCTTATTGGGGCATTCCTGCTAAACTTGTGACTGATAATGGTCCATTTTTATGCTCTAAAGAGATGAAAgattgtttacaaaaaaatagagtttttcatattaaaacttCACCTTACAATCTTGCATCAAATGGTGCAGCTGAAAATCTTGTTC GGGTTACTCCTGCAGAATTACACATTGGGCGCACCTTGCCAACTCAATTCGATAGACTAATTCCTTTTGCtaagaataaatataacaagTGTTTGGAAAATGCTAAACATGTTTTTAGAGGCAATAGAGAGAAATCCTATAAAATTGGAGATACTGTCATGTGCAGAAATTATGGATCTGGTAATATGTGGGTACCAGGcacaattattaaagtattgtCACCTGTTACTTATCTggttcaaattaataattctttAGTGTGGAAAAgacatatttatcaaattattgatagagttaaaaataataatgttaatcatAAACATTTGAGTGATATTGAAACTAGGATTAGGGAAAACAAACCAGTAATTGAAAGTATTATTGAGGAAGGAGAAAAAGTTAGTACCGAGGTAGAGAATACTAAGTCTGATGTTATTGAAGTTAAGCCAGAAGTCACACAGGTTAGGAAGAGTGATAGGATTATTAAAAAACCTCAaaagttaaatttgtaa
- the LOC100574337 gene encoding peroxidase-like isoform X2: MSSIETRQTIIMANLKTICMAIIYIIISTISSVVLFKLAPNYTLTYNDYAELCAPTISCDANAKYRSINGSCNNLRTPWFGASITPHLRILDAYYDDVGGTCCNLQKAKPVPPQCQAVIEVPKNDPIYLKRGQTCLNFNRARTSISYGCRLKPTTFMVEATHFIDGSQIYGSDEKVATDLRSFKDGRLKSDFYVGQQEFCPQRNRTSKQCDTSPNSSVCFAAGDSRVNQNLGIALFQNVFLRFHNIVAYDLKRFNPFWRDEKIYQETRRIVIAVIQHITYTHYLPILLGEHFMHLYGFFEQTVYDENVNPGTTQEHSTGAFRILHKEIPSILNFIDKYHFNIHPVFLTDWMNKPDLLPLSNNFDILLRGFQEMPTRQEQSSYNVWISNCLFQQTIPKFSGSDLLSTDIQRGRDTGMPPYNKMRSVCGIPEAKDFDDLIDLIPYKDIQNLKNLYSCVDDIDFLVGALLEMPAKGSKVGPTTQCIIADNFYRQKIGDRFFYDILGQPGSFTPEQLYTLKNVNFGNVICATSKLRYLPKNIFMPFDRRTNTRQIDCHTFTLNLKAWEDTSY, encoded by the exons ATGTCCTCGATTGAAACACGACAAACGATAATCATGGCTAATTTGAAGACAATTTGTATGgcaataatctatattattatatccactaTTTCGTCTGTTGTATTg TTTAAATTGGCGCCGAATTATACTCTGACGTACAACGATTATGCCGAGTTATGTGCTCCGACCATTTCGTGTGACGCAAATGCCAAATACCGGAGTATCAATGGATCGTGCAACAATTTGAGAACTCCATGGTTTGGTGCTTCTATAACCCCACATTTACGAATACTCGATGCTTACTACGATGATG TCGGTGGCACATGTTGCAATTTACAAAAAGCCAAACCGGTGCCTCCCCAATGTCAAGCGGTCATTGAAGTGCCAAAAAACGatccaatttatttaaaacgtgGACAGACGTGCCTCAATTTCAACCGTGCACGGACGTCTATTTCCTACGGCTGTCGATTAAAACCTACGACATTT aTGGTCGAGGCTACGCATTTCATTGACGGATCCCAAATATACGGTTCCGATGAGAAAGTCGCTACAGACTTGCGGTCGTTCAAGGACGGTCGATTAAAATCGGACTTTTACGTAGGTCAGCAAGAATTTTGTCCGCAAAGGAATCGGACGTCAAAGCAATGTGACACATCGCCAAATTCGTCTGTTTGTTTTGCCGCTG GTGATAGTCGGGTAAATCAAAACCTAGGAATCGCTCTTTTCCAAAACGTGTTTTTGAGATTCCACAATATTGTTGCATATGACTTGAAACGTTTCAATCCGTTTTGGCGTGACgaaaaaatttatcaagaaACGCGTAGGATTGTAATCGCCGTCATTCAGCACATTACGTACACCCATTATCTGCCGATTTTGTTGG GAGAACATTTCATGCATTTATATGGATTTTTCGAACAAACGGTATACGACGAAAATGTAAATCCGGGCACGACCCAAGAGCATTCGACAGGCGCGTTCCGGATACTCCATAAGGAAATCCCTTCTATCTtaaa TTTTATAGATAAATACCACTTCAATATCCATCCCGTTTTTCTCACCGACTGGATGAACAAACCCGATCTTTTGCCATTATCgaataactttgatattttgcTACGTGGATTTCAAGAAATGCCTACTCGTCAAGAACAGTCGTCTTACAACGTttgg ATTTCAAATTGCTTATTCCAACAAACTATACCAAAATTCAGCGGAAGTGATTTGCTCTCGACGGATATACAAAGAGGTCGAGATACCGGGATGCCCCCTTATAACAAGATGAGATCGGTTTGTGGAATTCCGGAAGCTAAAGATTTTGACGATTTAATCGATTTAATCCCTTACAAG GACATCCAGAATTTGAAAAACCTCTATTCTTGTGTGGACGACATCGATTTTCTCGTGGGTGCGCTATTAGAGATGCCCGCCAAAGGTTCAAAGGTTGGCCCCACGACTCAATGCATAATAGCTGACAATTTCTACCGACAAAAGATTGGTGACCGTTTCTTTTACGACATACTAGGACAACCTGGAAGCTTTACGCCGG aacaattatatacattgaaaaaCGTGAATTTCGGCAATGTAATATGTGCGACGTCTAAACTACGGTATTTAccgaaaaacatatttatgccATTCGACAGAAG AACTAATACAAGACAAATCGATTGTCACACTTTTACACTAAATCTGAAGGCGTGGGAGGATACGTCTTATTAA
- the LOC100167497 gene encoding peroxidase: MVNDIALETWTKNGETTGLLLHRNDKDSKPLHDYRSQLFVIFVIFSVLIITFSISVVDFWSDNDQYVQSLHAIIKSKDHFNMKNREYFDQCAPIVSCDYSDKYRTSNGTCNNPNNPIWGSSNTPFIRLVDAHYSDGISKLRASSDGKPLPSAREIQVKLFLNKQIRIPDKNNQLLMQWGQFIAHDVSNLAIDTNGEDCCAYKNQHWVSRACEATITIPIDDPVYSKYNKTCMQFTRAMTSNNYSCPLQPLTFIDDASHFIDGSQIYGSNDNVVSTLRSFTGGALISVLDNNQEFCPHSSFESSDTNKYLYQSGDSRVNLNLGIALFHNMFLRFHNFVAFKLKTGNAMWSDEKLYQESRRFVGAIIQHITYTQFLPIILGKNYTEDEVLGGNNKYDPTVNPSTSQEFSTGAFRVLHNIVPAQHRFIDSNFTTVQVVNVTDWMNCPYLLQQGSNYDHLLRGLLNTEGRLSQPSYNSLISYLMFHSNNSIGVDLLSYDIQRGRDTGLPPYNKMRQLCGLPVAKSFSDLVDTIPTDDIYDLETLYSTVDDIDFIVGALLETPENDSLVGNTSRCIIGDFFYRSRVGDRFFYDNEGQSGQFSKYQLEVLKSINLDHIICATSSVDNLQKNIFSKVDNGWYSSMKWSCSQKYTIDFKPWEEELYD; the protein is encoded by the exons ATGGTAAACGATATTGCATTAGAGACGTGGACTAAGAATGGAGAAACAAC agGTCTGCTTCTCCATAGAAACGATAAGGACTCGAAACCGCTGCATGACTATAGAAGTcaactttttgttattttcgtaatattttcgGTTCTAATTATCACGTTCTCGATATCAGTTGTAGATTTTTGGTCAGACAATGACCAGTACGTccag tcACTGCACGCAATCATTAAAAGTAAAGATCACTTCAATATGAAAAACAGAGAGTATTTCGACCAATGTGCACCTATTGTCTCGTGTGACTATAGTGACAAATACAGAACTAGCAATGGGACGTGTAACAATCCAAACAATCCAATTTGGGGTTCATCGAACACCCCATTCATCAGACTTGTCGACGCACACTACAGcgatg ggATCTCGAAATTGCGCGCATCATCTGATGGGAAACCATTGCCGAGTGCGAGAGAAATTCAAGTGAAgctgtttttaaataaacaaataagaatCCCCGACAAAAACAACCAGCTACTAATGCAATGGGGCCAGTTTATCGCTCACGATGTTTCTAATTTAGCAATTGATACAAATGGggaag attgtTGTGCATATAAAAATCAACATTGGGTTTCAAGAGCGTGCGAAGCTACTATCACAATACCAATAGACGATCCTGTATACTCAAAGTACAACAAGACGTGCATGCAATTTACTCGAGCAATGACATCAAATAACTATAGCTGTCCCTTGCAACCATTGACATTT ATAGACGATGCTTCACATTTTATTGACGGATCTCAAATTTATGGTTCTAATGATAACGTTGTATCGACACTGAGATCATTTACTGGGGGTGCGTTAATTTCTGTTCTTGATAACAACCAGGAGTTTTGTCCACATTCGTCCTTTGAGTCTTCCGATACCAACAAATATTTGTACCAATCCG GAGACTCACGTGTAAATTTGAACCTTGGTATAGCACTTTTTCACAATATGTTTTTGAGATTCCACAATTTCGTAGCGTTTAAACTAAAAACTGGGAATGCTATGTGGTCTGATGAAAAGTTATACCAAGAATCTCGCAGATTCGTTGGTGCAATTATCCAACATATTACATACACACAATTTTTACCAATAATCTTAG GCAAAAACTATACGGAGGACGAAGTGCTTGGGGGTAACAATAAATATGATCCTACTGTGAACCCATCAACTTCGCAAGAGTTTTCAACTGGCGCGTTTCGTGTACTCCACAATATTGTACCAGCTCAACATAG attTATTGATTCGAATTTCACAACTGTGCAAGTAGTCAATGTTACAGACTGGATGAACTGCCCGTATCTCTTACAACAAGGTTCAAACTATGACCATCTACTCCGAGGTTTATTAAATACAGAAGGACGCCTGAGTCAACCTTCATACAATTCTTTG ATTTCATACTTAATGTTTCATTCAAACAATTCGATTGGCGTGGATCTCCTATCATACGATATCCAAAGAGGGCGCGATACAGGTCTCCCGCCGTATAATAAAATGAGACAATTATGTGGATTGCCTGTTGCTAAGTCATTTAGCGATTTAGTTGATACTATACCAACAGAT GATATTTATGATTTGGAGACACTTTATTCCACTGTGGACGACATAGACTTCATTGTAGGGGCTTTGTTAGAGACACCAGAGAACGATTCTTTAGTTGGAAATACCTCACGATGTATTATTGGTGATTTTTTCTATAGATCCCGAGTTGGTGATCGATTTTTCTACGATAACGAAGGGCAGTCTGGTCAATTTTccaaat atcaACTTGAAGTACTCAAATCTATTAATCTGGATCACATTATATGCGCTACTTCGTCCGTTGataacttacaaaaaaatattttctcgaAAGTTGACAATGG atggtATTCTTCGATGAAGTGGAGTTGTAGTCAAAAATATACGATAGATTTTAAACCATGGGAAGAAGAACTATATGATTAA